GCGACTCCGCGGCGTGGGTGGAGACGGCCAGGGCCACCGCCGCCAGCACGGTGGCGTGCCAGGTGCGGAAGTCCTTCGCGGAGACGTCCTCCCCGCCGAAGGCTGCCTTGACGTACTCGTTGATGTCGGAGCTGGTGACGTCGTGCCAGCCCGCGGAGTCCTTCCAGGCCAGCAGGTCGTCACCGCCGCCCCGGCGGCGCTTCATCACCCCGACCGCCTGCTGGACCTCCCCGTCCACCAGCCGCAGCGTGCGCCGCTTGCCGTGCTTGGCGGTGTAGTCGAAGACCACGGCGCCCCCGGACAGGCGCACGTGCTGCTTCTCGATGGTCGCCAGCCCGTACGACTGGCCGCTCTCCACGTACCCCTCGCCGCCGATCCTGAAGAACCCCAGGTCCAGCAGTCGGAACGCGCAGCCCAGCGCCCGCTCGCGGGGCATCCCGGAGCGCGCCAAGTCCTCCGCTGCCCGCGATCGGGCCGCCGGCAGCCGCTCGGCCACCTGCAGCACCCGCTCGAACTTGGCGCGGTCGCGCTGGAGGCGCCACTGCGGGTGGTAGAGGTACTGGCGCCGGCCGGCCTCGTCCGTGCCGACCGCCTGGATGTGGCCCTCGGCCTGCGGGCAGATCCACACCTCCTTCCACGCCGGGGGGATGACGAGCGCCTTGCAGCGCTCGCCGTCCGCGGTGGACAGGCGGCCGCCCGCGGCGTCGAGGTAGGTGAAGCCCTTCCCGGAGCGCCGCCGCGTCCACCCGGGGGCGCGCGGCGAGACGGTGAGGAGCTCCAGCTCCTCCAAGGGGAGGTCGACGGCGGCACTCACACCGCGCTCACTTCTTCAGGGGGTCGTGGCCCCAGTTCATGAGGGAGTAGCGCCAGCGGCTGTGCTCGACGTCGTCGTCCGGGCCGCCCTGCGCCAGGTGCCGCTCCACGTACCCGACCACCTTGCGCATGTGGGCGACGTCGTCGTCGGTGAGGTCGTCCTTCTTCGTGCGCAGCAGCTCGACGATGCGGCGGCCCGACGCGTGCCCGGTGGACTCCCCGGAGCCACCCGACTTCTGCCCGACCTCCTGGGACTCGTCGCTGGCGAGCCAGTCCTCCAGCTCCTTCGCCGTCATGGTGACCGCGTCCTGCCAGTCGTCCCAGACCTCGTCGAGCCCCTCAGCGCGCTTCGTCACCCGCCGATGGTCCGTCGGGCCCCGCCCGTCCGCACCCGGGAGCGCCCCGCCGCCCCGCTCGGCCCAGCGCCCGCCCGCCGGGGTGGGCGGGGCGGCATGCTGTGACCCGTGCTGGTCACCAACCACGTCCTGGCGGGAGCCGTGCTCGGGGCCGGTCCGCTCGCGGAGCGGCCCGTGCAGGCCTTCGCCACGGGGGTGGTGTCGCACTTCGTGCTGGACCAGGTGCCGCACTGGGGTGACGACCGGCGCTGGATGTTCCTCGTCACCGCCGTCTGCGACGGGCTGGCGGGCCTGACCGCCATCGGGCTGGTGGCGCGCGCCAGCCGCCGCCAGCGGCCCGCGGTGCTGCTGTCCACCCTGGCGGGCATGGCCGGCGGGGCGTTCCCCGACCTCGACAAGCCGAGCGAGCTGTTCTTCGGCCGCTCGCCGTTCCCGGCGCGCTGGGACGCCTTCCACGCGCGCATCCAGCGCGAGAGCCCGCGGCGCATGCCGCAGGAGGTGGTGGTCGCGGCGGGGCTGGGCGCCCTGGTGGCGCTGCTGCTGCGCGGCTCCCGACGCGACTGAGCGCCGCCCTCCCCGGTCGGGACGACGGCGCTCAGCAGGTGGGGCGGTCAGTGGCCGTGCGACACCTCGGCCGCGGCGGCCGCGCGCTCGGGGCTGCCGGGCTGGGTCGACTCCAGGAGGCGCTGCATGTGCGCCAGCGAGCGCGAGACCTGCGACCGCAGCGACGGACCGCCCACGAGGGGCAGGTGCGCCGCGGCGTGCTCGGCGGTGCTGCGAGCGCCGCCGGACTCCGGAGCGACGCGCAGGGTCAGCTCGGTGTGGTGGGCGCCGGGGAGGGCGTGGACCTCGGCCTCGAAGTGGCCGGTGCCCTCGACGTCCCACTCGAGGCGGTCCATGACGGCGCCCTCGCGGCCGCCGGTGAGACCGGGCAGGCCGCCGTGGTCGTGCAGGTGCTGGGCGACCTCGCCGGCGGGCCGCGCGATGGAGACGGTCTGCACCACGGTCCACTCCGGACCGGCCTCACCGACCCGACCGATCGGCGTGGTGGGGCGCTCCGCGCTGGTCCCGGTGCCCGAGGAGCGGCGGGAGCGCAGGAGCAGCCACGCGGAGACGCCGGCCAGGCCGGCGAACAGCACGAGGGGGAGGGAGGTGCGCCGATCGGTGTCCACGGCCCGATGATGGCGCGGCGGGAGGTCGGGGGCCACTGCGCGTGATCAGCACCGTCCGGTCGGCCCGCGCCCGGACGGTCCGCGCCCGCTCGGCCCAGCACCGGCTCAAGGCCGGGGCCCTCCCGACCGACCGACCGCCGGCCACCCGTCAGCCCGTCAGCCCGTCAGCCCGTAGCCGTGATCCAGGTGCTGCCCCCTCGCAGCGGTGGCACGTTCGTGGCATGAGCGAGCAGAGCGCGGACCAGCAGCCCGACCCCGACGCGGACCCGGCCAACCTCCCGTCGCCGCCGGACACCTCGGGCACCCCGCCGAAGGACGTCTCCGACACCGCCTCCGTCCAGGACGACCCGGAAGACCGTGACGACCCCGACGCCGACCCGGACAACCTCGGCTCCTCCCGCCGGCACGTCTGACCAGCGCCCCCGGGCGGCGGCCCGGTGCGGGCCGCGCCGAGGGCGCTGACCGGCAGGATGGGCCGGTGGCCGACCTCGACTACGCCCTCCTCGCCGACTACGCCCGCGTCGACGCCGACGGCACGCTGACGGCCGTCGGCGCCCACCGCGCCGTCATCGCCGTCCCGCAGCTGCCCGCCCAGCAGGTGCTCGCCGCCGCGGGACGGCTGTGGATGGGCCGCCGCGAGCCCGCGGCGTGGCTCGAGCTCTCGGCCCGCACGCCGGAGGGCGACGTGGGCACCATCTCGGCCTGGGAGGTCCAGCCCGGCCTGGAGCAGGGGGAGGCGCAGGGCCGGGTGTCGGCCTGCTTCGCCGTGGCCGTGGTGGCCCCGCTCAGCAGCACCGGTCCTCATGCGCTCGTGCTGTCGGTCAACGACGTGGTGGTGGCCGAGCTGCCGTTCGGCGTCGTCGTCGAGGTCTGACCCGAGGTCGGGCAGGAGGTCGGCGCGACCCGCGCCCACAACCCCGCTTGCGGGAAAACCCGCACGTCGGCCGGAGCCGCGGTCTAGCGTCACCGACGTGGGACGACCCGCCCTGGCGACAGGGGCTGCAGGCCTGGTGAGCACGCACGTCGAGACCCTCGACCCGCTCACCGGGCGGTGGGTGCGCGCCGCGAGCGCGAACGGCATGGGGCGCAGCCGGTGGGTCGCCCGGTGCCGCGTGCCCGGCGCCGACGGCGAGCACCGCCAGGTGCGCGCCACCGGCGCGACGCGACGCGAGGCCGAGGCGGCCCTGGCCGACAACCTGGCCCGCCGGGCCCGTGCGGAGGCCGCTGCGGCCGCCGCTGCGGACGACCGCGTGACCACCGTCGCCGACACCGCGGCCACCTGGCTGGCGGTGCTGGAGGCGACCGGGGCGCGTCCGGGCACCCGCGACCTGTACCGCCGCTCCGTGGTGGCGCACCTGGTGCCCCGCCTGGGCATGCTCAAGGTGAGGCACCTGTCGGCGTCGGTGGCCGAGCGCTGGCTGGCCGAGGTGGCGGACAGGTCCGGCCCCGCGGCGGTCCGCACGGCCCGCAACTGCCTGCGCGGCGTGGTGGACGTGGCGCTGGCCAAGGGCGTGCTCGACTCCGACCCCCTGCACGGCGTGCAGCTGCCCGTGACGGCGGCGCCGGCCGCCGCACCGGTCCTGACGGTGGCGGAGGCCGCGCACCTGCTCGTGGTCGCCGCTGCCGACGCTGACGCGGTGCGCCACGGCCTGGCCGACCTGGTGGCGGTGCTGCTCGGCACGGGCGCCCGCCTCGGTGAGGCGCTGGCGCTGCGCTGGGCCGACGTCGACGTCACCCCGGGAGCGGCCCGCGTGCGCGTCGCCGCGCGCCTGGACCGGGCCTCGGGGCGCTCCACGGAGGTGCGCCGCACCGCGGACGAGCGCCTCGTGCCCATCACCGACTCCCTCGCGGCGCTGCTGCGGGCGCGCCGCCAGCGGCCCAGCGCCGACGTCGGCGAGGCGGCGCTGGTCTTCCCGACCTCCCGCGGCACCGCGGCGGACCCCGCTGCCACCACCCGCCGCCTGCGCGCCCTCTTCGACGCCGCCGGCCTGCCCGACGTCACCTCCCACGCGCTGCGCGCCACCCGCGCCCAGCGCCTGCTCGACGCCGGTGCGGAGCCCGCCGAGGTGGCCCGCCTGCTGGGGACCTCCCGGCTGCGCGCCGGGGAGGTCCACACCACCGGTGCGGTGCCCGCGGTGGCGCCGGCCGCGCTGATCCCGCGCCAGCGCCACACCGAGGCGCCGGCGCAGGCTCAGGACGCCGAGGTGGACCTCACCTCGTCGGCTGGCTTCGCGGACGCGGGCGCGTCCAGCCGGTAGCGCACGAGCCGCGCCGAGTTCACCGCCACGAACACCGACGAGGCGTTGTGCGCGACGGCGGCCAGCACCGGTGACAGCGCGCCCGCCGCGCCGAGCGCCAGCCCCACGCCGTTGACGGCGATCGAGGCGCCGTAGTTCTGGCGGATGAGGCGCAGCGTGCGGTCACCGAGGTCGCGCAGGTGCAGCAGCCGGCGCAGGTCGTCGCCGACCAGCGCGACGTCGGCGGT
This portion of the Quadrisphaera setariae genome encodes:
- a CDS encoding DUF6941 family protein; the encoded protein is MADLDYALLADYARVDADGTLTAVGAHRAVIAVPQLPAQQVLAAAGRLWMGRREPAAWLELSARTPEGDVGTISAWEVQPGLEQGEAQGRVSACFAVAVVAPLSSTGPHALVLSVNDVVVAELPFGVVVEV
- a CDS encoding DNA topoisomerase IB yields the protein MSAAVDLPLEELELLTVSPRAPGWTRRRSGKGFTYLDAAGGRLSTADGERCKALVIPPAWKEVWICPQAEGHIQAVGTDEAGRRQYLYHPQWRLQRDRAKFERVLQVAERLPAARSRAAEDLARSGMPRERALGCAFRLLDLGFFRIGGEGYVESGQSYGLATIEKQHVRLSGGAVVFDYTAKHGKRRTLRLVDGEVQQAVGVMKRRRGGGDDLLAWKDSAGWHDVTSSDINEYVKAAFGGEDVSAKDFRTWHATVLAAVALAVSTHAAESPTARKRAVARAVREVSEYLGNTPAVARASYVDPRVVDLFEDGTTIEPALTDLGEGAAFGEPGTHGAVERAVLDLLRNPGQAARRAKRR
- a CDS encoding site-specific integrase; translation: MGRPALATGAAGLVSTHVETLDPLTGRWVRAASANGMGRSRWVARCRVPGADGEHRQVRATGATRREAEAALADNLARRARAEAAAAAAADDRVTTVADTAATWLAVLEATGARPGTRDLYRRSVVAHLVPRLGMLKVRHLSASVAERWLAEVADRSGPAAVRTARNCLRGVVDVALAKGVLDSDPLHGVQLPVTAAPAAAPVLTVAEAAHLLVVAAADADAVRHGLADLVAVLLGTGARLGEALALRWADVDVTPGAARVRVAARLDRASGRSTEVRRTADERLVPITDSLAALLRARRQRPSADVGEAALVFPTSRGTAADPAATTRRLRALFDAAGLPDVTSHALRATRAQRLLDAGAEPAEVARLLGTSRLRAGEVHTTGAVPAVAPAALIPRQRHTEAPAQAQDAEVDLTSSAGFADAGASSR
- a CDS encoding DUF3140 domain-containing protein translates to MTKRAEGLDEVWDDWQDAVTMTAKELEDWLASDESQEVGQKSGGSGESTGHASGRRIVELLRTKKDDLTDDDVAHMRKVVGYVERHLAQGGPDDDVEHSRWRYSLMNWGHDPLKK